CAGAAAATCACAGCAAATATTTTCATCCTCAGCCGAGATGTTGAACGGGCGTTTGGCTATGATTGGTCTCGCAGCGTTGGCCGTTACCGAGTTCGTTAAGGGAGGTCCTCTTATATAATTAACTTTTTCTTCTACAATTTCAAGAGTCTATGCCAATGGAAGAAATAAATGAAAAGTAACAGTTTAAATTTTGTAATATACTAGACTATAGGTAGATCTAGAAAGAAATTTTTAATCTAGAAGAAGGGATGAAATTTCAATTGTAAAACTATTTCAATCATGGCCTTATATGTGGAGCATACAGTGGGAGCAATGATAAgagtaaaattgaaaaattatttgtcCTTGCAAATTAAAATActaacaattttaattttttttgtttgtgtagCATCTTATTTGGAGTAATGTTCCTTAGTTCAATTTTAGTTATCATGTCGCATTATAAGCAACAATGGTCTTACACATCTCATATTCATAGTACATATTACAAGAGTACCACATTCCTTCTCAATAttcatttatcaaaaaaataataaataatcctCTGTTAACTTTTAAGATGTTGTGAAACAATAAAcaattaattgtaattaattatcTATGTACAACACGCCCTTCTCCAAATTCAACTCTCTACATAAAATGTTAGAATAATTTTCATGCTCTGTCTATGGTTTAGATTCTACAAACTAGTCATATTTCTTTTGAGTAATTATCTCACCTAGTTTGCATACACCAACTTATTGAATGTGTTTTGAATGATTAAAGCGAGAGAGGCTCCAAACCCTTAACAGAATAGCGAGGAACTTACAAGTAGTGTGACCACCAACACCAAAAAAGAGgaaaccccatttttgaaagagagGCTTTTGATCGGAGCACACAAACGGTAGGAACAAAGGTCTCAAACCCTCAATATGCTTACATTTTTAGAACAGAGGGGTTTAGGAGAGCACTTTGAACCATAATACAAGCAAAAACCCTTTCACTAGTGATAAAATAGCTTAAGAAATAGAAATCTAATAGCGGTTTTTGAAAGGCTTCCTACAATTTTTTTCCTAAAGGACCTCCATGAACAGAGATTCTTCAAAAAGAGAAGATACCACAAAGGTCTCAAAAATAGCTGGTTCTGGAAAGCGCCTAGAAATCTCATGATAGTTGAAACACTTATCCATTCCAAAGAAACACAAAATAGGATAGTCATAGAATGGACAAGAGTAGACAATCCTAAAGGGTTTTGAGAGGCGCCCCTAAACATTTTACTTATAGAAATCCCTGCAGGAAACACACTTTTGACCACTTGGACAATAGAAATAGCCAAACTAAGATAGCCAACACCTATAAGGGTATTGATATACTATGAGTCTCACACAACCATAGAATCCTTTACTCTCCCTCCACTCTAGCAAATGACTTGCATATCTACAATAGTATCCCAACCACCACAATCCAACACAATCACCTATGCCTTAACAACTAGTGGAACCCACCAGAAACCTATATCCATAAAGGCAATGTCCAGATTAGGAACAATTAAAAACATCTCCCTAAAAGAACACCTAGAAGAACAAACCCTTCATAGCAGAGATTACAGAGCTGAGTATGGAGAGCAAAAAATATAGAGAAAGGAAAAACATGGAAGAGGACCTATCAATTTTCTCTGATAAAAAGAGTGAGAGAAGAAGAGTCAGGAAGTACTTGGATGGAGGCTACTACCAAAAGTATCTTTTCAAGCTCTGGGAAGATATGGCAGAGTTCattatgaggtacataaccctTGATGACCACTTTACTATTATTTTCACTTATCATATTACTATTTTGAATCACTTCAGTCATGATAAAAAAATCTCGATGTCGTTTTATTTACTTTCCTCTCTTGAGCATTCTATTCACAAGCATTTTGAGAATGAGGAAAATCTGGTTCTGCATGAGAGGTTAATACTCCTAATTATGGAGTATGCTAAGGCTCATGAGGTAAAACCCTCCCCTATCTTGAGAAATCCCAAACTCCTAGCCAAGCAGGATGTGTACAATGTTTCAGATACAGATTCTGGTGAGGAGGGCAAGATGGCCATGGACTGGAATGATATCCAAGTCCCAAAAGACTTTGAATACAAAACCTCAGAGGATGAGGGCCCCTTGCAGAAGCCAATGCCTGACACTACTAGTAGCATATCAAACCTATGTTGAAGAAAACCTCTATAGAATACATATTCCCATCTACAAGATAAAAGTACATGCAATAATATAAGATGGGGTAATCAAATGAAAGCAAGAGTAGAATAAATTAAAGTTTGTAAGGCATGCATGAATAAAAGGTTATAAGAAAGATCTATGGGAATGTAATAAATGAAGTAACCACAACATAGAATCAAATATTGAGTGTGTAAGCATAATGCAAAGaacatccataaaatcacaaaatctaATGTAAATAAACTAGTAATGATACAAGAGTATAGTTTGCATTTAGATGTTATTCATGCTTAAGAGAATGGGTAGTTAGTTAAAGTATAAAAGATGAAATTCTAATGTAGAAGTATTAAACTTTAAAGATAAACCTTAAGGAGTGTAATTCAAATTCACAAAGatgtaagaaaaataaataacTTCCTTAAATTATCTAGGGCAATTAGAAAACATACAATCATTGAAGAAATAATTAATCGAGGTAAAGAATATGGGGCTTATCATTATCATAAaaataaagaaatacaaaaattaaaatatTGGATGTGAAACTTAGATCAATAATCAATTATGGGAGAATGTTTTTTATCATATTAGAAGGGAGAAGGCCCTGAACCTACAAAACAACAAAATCAGAGTACAACAACAAAAGAGGTGGCATAAAGAAACCAGACAAGAAAGCCCAACCAATTGTTCCtcaaaagtaataaaaaattaACATGACTCTATAACTAAACATACTAATATTAACTAAGAACCACCTTTCAAGCATAGTAAAAGTAATTTGAGTATCAACAAGATTAAGAACTTTAACTATAGAGACAATCATCATAAAAGTCTTTTTTACGTGGCATGCAAGCTTCATACTATCAGATATACTAACTACAACCACTACTATCTTAGCCAGAGTATTaaacaaatcaaaaaataagaaaaCTGACgtaatcattcttgatcatattctaATTTCACTGATGTCTATTAACCTTATTCACCCAAGTATCCTCCTGATTGTCCTCCCTATCTTCAATGTCCTCGTCCATCTTCCCTTCCTTTTCTAGCTTTCTTGCTTTCTTCTTTATCttgctttgtcctagcatgaaCCCCATTGCAGCCTTTCTCATGATACCATCAGTGATGGTGTAGAGAGAATCAAATGCCTCACATATATTATCAAAATGCATCCTGTAGTCATTAAGTTTTTCTTCTAGTTTCATGATTCTCTCCTTAAGCTCCCTAATCTGATCCTCCAAGTTTTTGCTACTTTCTTTGTCCGTCGGCAAATCCAGTGAGTAGGGAACCATCTCCTCTTCCTCTTGAGGATTGGAAAGTTGTGAGTTTTGGTCAGAATCCTCCATGACCTCCTTAGATTCACGCTCTCCTTCCATCTCCTCCTTGTATTGctcttcttgttcctcttcttcttcttggaactCTTCATCCTTTGAATCCTCATTGGATACATCCTCCATGTTGTCAATAAATGATTTTCCAATCCTCTTGAGGATTGGAAGGCAATGAGTTATGGGAGAATGTTGTGCTTGGTGTCAATAATTGACTTTCCtttgttaaaaaaatttaagtctctttttgatgaagatatttgatcctaaatattaaatatatatttctcTAGTTCATTATATGCTTGGACACTTGATATTAACAAGCACATACTAATTTGTTTTTCTTTAATATGCATATatttggtttgataaattttgcaTAATATAATTCACTCTGTGTGATGTCGATATCCAAGTTGATGTATGATCAG
This genomic stretch from Cryptomeria japonica chromosome 8, Sugi_1.0, whole genome shotgun sequence harbors:
- the LOC131058592 gene encoding uncharacterized protein LOC131058592 produces the protein MEDVSNEDSKDEEFQEEEEEQEEQYKEEMEGERESKEVMEDSDQNSQLSNPQEEEEMVPYSLDLPTDKESSKNLEDQIRELKERIMKLEEKLNDYRMHFDNICEAFDSLYTITDGIMRKAAMGFMLGQSKIKKKARKLEKEGKMDEDIEDREDNQEDTWVNKVNRHQ